One genomic region from Granulicatella adiacens ATCC 49175 encodes:
- a CDS encoding heparinase II/III family protein, translating to MFTNLETYQSRFWLKEEFLKKIGKSSSGFLLELFSRVDALVDQDLVYYDHQMDMETCFEKYSFHEFKWHQTPNGDMEWIFMLNRQGYLVDLAVASYVTKDEKYLKKWKEIVFDFILENEEEISHPEASWRVLDAGIRLMNWVKSLTYLPLSEFSEVERKQIQEAMSLHVNYIRTHLQEKHLLSNWGVLAVSGVLSFVYFFDEQPELYLWAKETLLNQASLQFTKKGLHWEQSPLYHHQVVMCFAYLYQIACYMGYEDQHLWKEVLIEPVRASYYLSNSNHMLLALNDSDTVDFSWVHSYYHLLGFESECPEYTMGVLYSGRAFDKKHKVNFENWFYDEVGGIAVVKSSDIYFSLFCGLHGSSHGHASHGAISLEMDGAPFITHPGRYTYTECEKRVHFKSEQMQNTVLVEGGHYPSIESSWGYHWVAKPLSMQMKKEDELYYFEAQWSIPMKDNETSSRAYVSRKMILDTQAKLLLVIDEEECGHALTQNFIIPTKHSNDVYSRFWTNGEMVTEAIQYSKRYNSLDEGIQLKIRNKKDPIFTCIALEPYSVEKESIPRLDCPGEERGTKIKCKTKSGEITIYYSPEDIHNGLKYLKDSNGNIVYGRMVAEKNNQIKRFR from the coding sequence ATGTTTACGAATCTAGAGACATATCAATCTAGATTTTGGTTAAAAGAAGAATTTCTAAAAAAGATAGGGAAAAGTTCAAGTGGGTTTCTGCTTGAACTTTTTTCTAGAGTAGATGCTTTAGTTGACCAGGATTTAGTCTACTATGATCATCAAATGGATATGGAAACGTGTTTTGAAAAATATTCATTTCATGAGTTTAAATGGCACCAAACGCCAAATGGAGATATGGAATGGATCTTCATGTTAAATCGACAAGGATATCTTGTTGATTTAGCAGTAGCGTCTTATGTAACCAAAGATGAAAAGTATTTGAAAAAGTGGAAGGAAATCGTTTTTGATTTTATTTTGGAAAATGAAGAGGAGATTTCTCACCCAGAAGCTTCATGGAGAGTGTTGGATGCTGGCATTCGTTTAATGAATTGGGTGAAAAGTTTAACCTATCTTCCACTATCAGAGTTTAGTGAGGTAGAAAGAAAGCAAATTCAGGAAGCGATGTCTTTGCATGTTAATTATATTCGTACTCATTTACAAGAGAAGCATCTTCTTAGTAACTGGGGAGTTCTTGCCGTCAGTGGTGTTCTTTCTTTCGTATATTTCTTTGATGAACAACCTGAGCTGTATTTGTGGGCTAAAGAAACACTTTTAAATCAAGCGTCTCTTCAGTTTACAAAAAAGGGACTTCATTGGGAACAAAGTCCACTGTATCATCATCAAGTCGTCATGTGTTTTGCATATTTATATCAGATTGCTTGTTATATGGGATATGAGGATCAACACCTTTGGAAGGAAGTTTTAATCGAACCTGTTCGTGCGAGTTATTATTTATCGAATTCTAATCATATGCTTTTAGCGTTAAATGACAGCGATACGGTTGATTTTTCTTGGGTCCATTCCTACTATCATTTGCTGGGGTTTGAGAGTGAATGTCCAGAGTATACAATGGGAGTTTTATATTCAGGGAGAGCGTTTGATAAAAAACATAAAGTGAATTTCGAAAACTGGTTTTATGATGAAGTAGGCGGAATAGCGGTTGTAAAAAGTTCAGATATTTACTTCAGTCTGTTTTGTGGCCTTCATGGAAGCTCACATGGTCATGCATCCCACGGAGCAATCAGTCTAGAAATGGATGGAGCTCCTTTTATAACACATCCAGGGAGATATACTTATACAGAATGTGAAAAACGAGTTCACTTTAAATCAGAACAGATGCAAAATACGGTCCTAGTAGAAGGCGGTCATTATCCTTCTATCGAAAGCTCATGGGGATATCATTGGGTAGCCAAACCTTTATCAATGCAGATGAAAAAGGAGGACGAACTCTATTATTTTGAAGCACAATGGAGTATTCCAATGAAAGATAATGAAACTTCTAGTAGAGCTTATGTTAGTCGAAAAATGATTTTGGATACGCAAGCTAAACTTTTATTGGTGATTGATGAAGAAGAATGTGGACATGCTTTAACCCAAAACTTTATCATCCCAACGAAACATTCGAATGATGTGTATTCCAGGTTCTGGACGAATGGAGAGATGGTTACAGAGGCTATCCAATATTCTAAACGATACAATTCGTTGGATGAAGGCATTCAATTAAAAATCAGAAATAAAAAAGATCCCATTTTTACATGTATTGCATTGGAACCTTATTCAGTGGAGAAGGAGAGCATCCCTCGCCTAGATTGTCCAGGAGAAGAAAGAGGGACAAAAATAAAATGTAAAACCAAGAGTGGAGAAATAACGATCTATTATTCTCCGGAAGATATTCATAATGGACTGAAATATCTAAAAGATTCAAATGGAAATATCGTTTATGGGAGAATGGTTGCTGAGAAAAATAATCAGATAAAAAGATTCAGATAA
- a CDS encoding PTS system mannose/fructose/sorbose family transporter subunit IID, with product MESKQNKLTKRDYFRTSLRSYILQNGFNYNTYQGVSYLNVILPGLKKIYKDDPEKLKETAKANLEFYNTSPHLVPFISNLQLAMYEDGQSIDSVRSIKMALMGPLAGIGDSIAQFGLAPLFSTIFAGLALDGLGFAPMGYWLAMLLSMFAIKVFMGYLGYRLGTNAIKTLSAQISKISEAANIVGVTVISALAASFVKAKIAIQYATTVSSGEEQIVSIQKILDKMMPRLLPVLITVLVFYLLKKKKWNTYQLLILLFAIGILASVLGILA from the coding sequence ATGGAATCTAAACAAAATAAATTAACGAAACGTGATTATTTTAGAACATCATTAAGATCATACATCTTACAAAATGGATTCAACTATAATACTTATCAAGGGGTCAGCTACTTAAACGTTATCTTACCTGGCTTAAAGAAGATTTATAAAGATGATCCAGAAAAATTAAAAGAAACTGCTAAAGCAAACTTGGAGTTCTATAACACAAGTCCACATTTAGTACCGTTTATTTCGAACTTGCAATTAGCGATGTACGAAGATGGTCAAAGTATTGATTCTGTACGTAGTATTAAAATGGCTCTTATGGGTCCTTTAGCAGGGATTGGAGATTCTATCGCACAATTCGGTTTAGCGCCATTGTTCTCTACAATCTTTGCAGGTTTAGCTCTAGATGGTCTAGGATTTGCTCCAATGGGATATTGGTTGGCAATGTTATTAAGTATGTTTGCTATCAAAGTATTCATGGGATATCTTGGATATCGTTTAGGGACAAATGCTATTAAAACTTTAAGCGCTCAAATTAGCAAAATCTCTGAAGCAGCCAATATTGTTGGGGTAACAGTTATCTCTGCATTAGCAGCCTCATTTGTAAAAGCTAAAATTGCCATTCAATATGCGACAACTGTAAGTTCTGGTGAAGAACAAATCGTTTCTATTCAAAAAATCTTAGATAAAATGATGCCAAGATTATTACCAGTATTAATTACAGTATTAGTGTTCTATCTATTGAAGAAGAAAAAATGGAACACTTATCAATTATTAATCCTATTATTCGCAATTGGTATCTTAGCTTCTGTTCTAGGAATTTTAGCATAA
- a CDS encoding PTS mannose/fructose/sorbose/N-acetylgalactosamine transporter subunit IIC, which produces MEISLMQGILIGLVTAFCYSGMLLGIYTNRAIVMAFFVGLILGDIPTALTFGALAELAYMGFGVGAGGTVPPNPVGPGIVGTIMVITLKDQGITPENALALSFPFAVLFQFVTTFLYTFFAGNPKMAEKAIENGHFGKFKLIAHSTYIGLAVAGFIIGILSALSRPALEAFVNALPKWLISGFGVAGGLIPAIGFAMILSVMLKKELTPYVILGYICVAYLELPTMAVALVGSVFALIAYYQNSNKQEVVVETVQTSEVEDFSNGI; this is translated from the coding sequence ATGGAAATTTCATTAATGCAAGGTATTTTGATTGGTCTAGTGACAGCATTCTGTTATTCAGGGATGTTACTAGGAATTTATACAAACAGAGCAATTGTTATGGCGTTTTTTGTAGGGTTAATTTTAGGAGACATTCCTACAGCATTAACATTCGGAGCTTTAGCTGAATTAGCTTATATGGGATTCGGGGTAGGTGCTGGTGGTACAGTTCCTCCTAACCCAGTAGGACCTGGTATCGTAGGTACAATCATGGTAATTACATTAAAAGATCAAGGGATTACACCTGAAAATGCATTAGCACTTTCATTCCCATTTGCGGTATTATTCCAATTCGTTACAACATTCTTATACACATTCTTCGCTGGTAATCCAAAAATGGCTGAAAAAGCGATCGAAAATGGTCACTTTGGTAAATTTAAATTAATCGCACACTCAACTTATATCGGTTTAGCAGTTGCTGGTTTCATTATTGGTATCTTATCTGCACTAAGCCGTCCAGCATTAGAAGCATTTGTTAATGCTTTACCAAAATGGTTGATTAGTGGTTTCGGTGTAGCTGGTGGGTTAATTCCAGCAATCGGTTTTGCAATGATTTTATCTGTAATGTTGAAAAAAGAATTAACTCCATACGTAATCCTAGGTTATATCTGCGTGGCTTACTTAGAATTACCAACAATGGCTGTAGCATTAGTTGGTTCAGTATTTGCATTAATTGCTTACTACCAAAATTCTAATAAACAAGAAGTAGTTGTGGAAACAGTTCAAACTAGCGAAGTGGAGGATTTTAGCAATGGAATCTAA
- a CDS encoding PTS sugar transporter subunit IIB has translation MENKPNIKMVRIDERLIHGQGQLWIKSLGVNLAICANDAVSTDELQQTLMTTVLPKEVNVRFWTIQRTAEIIWKAAPHQTIFVVVSSPADALRLCELGFPMENVNVGNIHAAPGKDKVSQFIYLGEEDKQALRTMKEKFNVQFNTKTSPVTNDGAQTLEKLLEMIS, from the coding sequence ATGGAAAATAAACCAAACATTAAAATGGTCAGAATTGACGAAAGACTTATCCATGGTCAAGGACAATTATGGATTAAGAGTTTAGGAGTCAACTTAGCCATTTGTGCAAATGACGCAGTGTCAACGGATGAATTACAACAAACATTAATGACAACTGTATTGCCAAAAGAAGTGAATGTACGTTTTTGGACGATTCAAAGAACTGCCGAAATTATTTGGAAAGCTGCCCCACACCAAACAATTTTTGTAGTGGTATCTAGTCCAGCGGATGCACTTCGCTTATGTGAACTAGGATTTCCAATGGAAAATGTGAATGTGGGTAACATTCACGCGGCTCCTGGAAAGGATAAAGTATCACAATTCATTTATCTAGGAGAAGAAGATAAACAAGCACTTCGAACAATGAAAGAAAAATTCAATGTTCAATTCAATACAAAAACTTCTCCAGTTACGAATGACGGAGCACAAACTTTAGAAAAATTATTAGAAATGATTAGCTGA
- a CDS encoding glycoside hydrolase family 88 protein: MIDKNIELLKVYQPNEAEVLTPALVDEAIKVCLEKIDSNLEQLGEQYPTPATFDNDYKPMGNIEWTNGFWTGMLWLAYEFTGEEKYKVAAEKNVDSFIERIERLIEVNHHDLGFLYTPSCVSAYKLTGNEKAKEAAIKAADQLASRYQEKGNFIQAWGELGARDNYRLIVDCLLNIPLLFWASNETGDSKYEEMAKAHFQTTLKNAIRQDASAFHTFYFDPETGEPAYGKTRQGYSDDSAWARGQAWLIYGIALCNAYAPSETNVEYFQAVTNYFLNRVPEDFVCYWDLIFDDTSGQPRDTSAAAIAVCGIQQMAKELPNNEAVKEYEKWADRILYNLITKYTDKKGSTIVALLNEGVYSWHSGKGVNEGNIWGDYFYLEALMRKNKDWEMYW; the protein is encoded by the coding sequence ATGATTGATAAAAATATCGAACTTTTGAAAGTGTATCAACCGAATGAGGCGGAGGTCTTAACTCCTGCTTTAGTAGATGAAGCGATCAAAGTTTGTTTAGAAAAAATTGATAGTAACTTAGAGCAGTTGGGGGAACAATACCCAACGCCAGCAACATTCGATAATGACTATAAACCGATGGGAAATATCGAATGGACCAATGGTTTTTGGACTGGAATGTTGTGGCTCGCTTATGAATTTACTGGGGAAGAGAAATATAAAGTAGCTGCCGAAAAGAATGTGGATTCCTTCATTGAACGAATTGAACGATTAATCGAAGTTAATCACCACGACTTAGGCTTCCTATATACGCCTTCTTGTGTCAGCGCTTATAAGCTAACAGGAAATGAGAAAGCAAAAGAAGCGGCCATTAAAGCTGCGGACCAACTCGCTTCAAGATATCAAGAAAAAGGAAACTTTATTCAAGCTTGGGGAGAATTAGGAGCACGTGATAACTACCGCTTAATTGTGGATTGTTTATTAAATATTCCTCTTCTATTCTGGGCAAGTAATGAAACTGGAGATAGTAAATATGAAGAAATGGCTAAAGCTCACTTCCAGACAACTTTGAAAAACGCTATTCGTCAAGATGCTTCAGCTTTCCATACTTTCTACTTTGATCCAGAAACAGGAGAGCCTGCATATGGAAAAACAAGACAAGGGTATTCAGATGACTCTGCATGGGCAAGAGGGCAAGCATGGTTAATTTATGGAATTGCTCTTTGCAATGCGTATGCTCCATCCGAAACTAATGTTGAATATTTCCAAGCGGTAACAAACTACTTCTTAAATCGTGTGCCGGAAGACTTTGTATGTTATTGGGACTTAATCTTTGATGATACTTCAGGTCAACCAAGAGATACTTCTGCAGCTGCCATTGCAGTTTGCGGTATCCAGCAAATGGCTAAAGAGCTTCCAAATAATGAAGCGGTTAAAGAGTATGAAAAATGGGCAGACAGAATTCTATATAACTTAATCACCAAATATACGGATAAAAAAGGATCTACTATCGTTGCCTTATTAAATGAAGGAGTATATTCATGGCATTCAGGGAAGGGGGTTAACGAAGGAAATATTTGGGGTGATTACTTCTATCTAGAAGCGCTTATGCGTAAAAACAAAGACTGGGAAATGTACTGGTAA
- a CDS encoding polysaccharide lyase family 8 super-sandwich domain-containing protein, which produces MMKKVWSSCLVLAFALVSSLGVSQGNLVYAEDHKETQAEQTVNLVKNGTFDSTLDTGEKWTGKSAVDWNTPWIAKGEKGKYKIQITDEANLLMEAESEMRAVVGQDIPVEPNQKYTFSVRIKTEKLDSKIGARVRIMSYDSNNKQLSPLWYSKSLVGDNDWTTITEEFVAGSEATKIRVELFFETGKGKVQFDDVSLTKKKEKKETQPQKTKEIDFDDSVTLTTDKRWVLDSKYTYKIKDTSVATIENGAIVPKKAGSTELVVSAPGSKDKVVPLKVLEPNATYENLLKKWDAMISGNDFYSTESSYMKEIFNINEKEVEGYLSSFLANDEKKIWDAVGDYSKSANLTKTYRRVEQIAKSVTNKNSKYYNDDKVIQVVKHSMKFMYDHYYNENTESKGNWWDYEIGVPRAINNILTIMNRYFSKEEIAKYLKPVSKMVPDPSKIMVSQNRGKTAVGGNLSDLGKVKIIEALLLEDDAKLERSIQAVSNVLALVSEGEGFYYDGSYVDHTNIAYTGAYGNVLIDGFSQLLPVIQASPYKISNDKLNVLYHWIHQGFLPLIYKGGLMDMTRGRSLSRKVQNDHYAAVEVLRGILRIAEASDQQEKAKLQGLVKDIVSSDDFYDTFKSLKSFYDVHLFESLMSNQMVEATPRDTYLKLYQAMDKVAYYNKEREFAFGISMYSNKIQNYEFMNKENAKGWYTSDGASYLYNDDLSYYSDDYWATVDPYKLAGITETNEARAKGSGMTTMDHSFVGSTALGNKYGTVAMDFQNWNKTLTAKKSWFILGDRIVFLGSDIKNSTDNEAYTVVDNRKVQRESRNRSASKNDYSVVADGKEVPVSDADTKMQVKDLLLKSKNTQMNIGYKFLEPTTVNVKKENRKGTWKDINEGQSDEEVENSFISIVQPHDATNNKYAYVLYPNRSAKEFEEEKNNDDIQVVENSEKTQAVFDKTNQIYGVVKYDDSELTLEDGLVLKEKGIYTIKKEGNKLDIAFLNPEDPSAGLPALNTDKYELQNSTEPTVENKIRYYSYLVKKQTEEETTQEQTQEQTQQSSSESTTEIRNTEDSKDSNTTKEETLPATGAKNFEVYTLLGILLLTISLIFSKKRLQK; this is translated from the coding sequence ATGATGAAAAAAGTTTGGTCGAGCTGTTTAGTTTTAGCTTTTGCTTTGGTTTCGTCTCTGGGAGTCTCTCAGGGAAATCTTGTATATGCTGAGGATCATAAGGAAACTCAGGCAGAACAAACAGTCAATCTTGTAAAAAATGGAACGTTTGATTCGACCCTCGATACAGGGGAAAAATGGACTGGAAAATCAGCAGTTGATTGGAATACTCCTTGGATTGCTAAAGGAGAAAAAGGAAAGTATAAAATTCAAATTACAGATGAAGCGAATCTTTTAATGGAAGCTGAATCTGAAATGAGAGCGGTAGTAGGACAAGATATTCCAGTTGAACCGAATCAAAAGTATACTTTTTCAGTGAGAATCAAAACAGAAAAATTAGACTCAAAAATTGGTGCTAGAGTTCGCATTATGTCTTATGACAGCAATAACAAACAGCTTTCACCACTTTGGTATAGCAAGAGTTTAGTCGGAGATAACGATTGGACGACGATTACGGAGGAGTTTGTCGCAGGAAGTGAAGCGACAAAAATCCGAGTGGAGTTATTCTTTGAAACAGGAAAAGGAAAAGTTCAATTTGATGATGTGAGCTTGACCAAAAAAAAGGAGAAGAAAGAGACTCAACCGCAAAAGACAAAAGAAATTGATTTTGATGATTCAGTTACTTTAACGACTGACAAACGATGGGTGCTCGATTCCAAATATACGTACAAGATTAAAGACACTTCTGTTGCTACCATTGAAAACGGAGCAATTGTTCCTAAAAAGGCTGGAAGTACTGAATTAGTTGTAAGCGCTCCAGGAAGTAAGGATAAAGTAGTTCCACTGAAAGTGCTTGAACCAAATGCAACCTATGAAAACTTGTTAAAAAAATGGGATGCCATGATTTCTGGGAATGACTTTTACTCGACAGAGAGTAGTTATATGAAAGAAATCTTTAACATTAATGAAAAAGAAGTAGAAGGGTATCTATCTAGTTTCTTAGCAAATGATGAAAAGAAAATTTGGGATGCAGTTGGGGATTACTCTAAATCAGCCAATTTAACGAAGACGTATAGACGTGTGGAACAAATTGCAAAATCAGTTACGAATAAAAACTCAAAATACTATAACGACGACAAAGTTATTCAAGTAGTCAAACATAGCATGAAATTCATGTATGACCATTACTACAATGAAAATACTGAATCTAAAGGAAATTGGTGGGATTATGAAATTGGAGTTCCTCGTGCCATCAACAATATCCTAACGATTATGAATCGTTATTTCAGTAAAGAAGAAATTGCGAAATACTTAAAACCAGTGAGCAAAATGGTTCCAGACCCATCTAAAATCATGGTCAGCCAAAACCGTGGTAAAACAGCTGTTGGTGGGAACCTTTCAGATTTGGGAAAAGTTAAAATCATTGAAGCGCTACTCCTTGAAGATGACGCGAAATTAGAACGCTCAATTCAAGCCGTAAGTAATGTATTAGCATTAGTTTCTGAGGGGGAAGGGTTCTACTATGATGGTTCTTATGTAGATCATACAAATATTGCTTATACAGGGGCATACGGAAATGTATTAATTGATGGATTTTCTCAATTACTCCCTGTTATTCAAGCAAGTCCTTATAAGATTAGTAATGACAAATTAAATGTTCTTTATCACTGGATTCATCAAGGATTCTTACCTTTGATTTATAAGGGTGGGTTGATGGATATGACAAGAGGTCGCTCACTTAGCAGAAAAGTACAAAATGATCACTATGCTGCAGTGGAAGTTTTAAGAGGTATTTTAAGAATTGCCGAAGCAAGTGATCAACAAGAAAAAGCGAAACTTCAAGGACTAGTGAAAGATATCGTTTCTTCCGATGATTTCTACGATACCTTTAAATCATTGAAGTCTTTCTACGATGTTCATCTCTTTGAAAGTCTAATGTCTAATCAGATGGTAGAGGCGACTCCAAGAGATACGTATCTCAAACTCTATCAAGCGATGGACAAAGTGGCTTACTACAATAAAGAACGTGAATTTGCTTTCGGAATTAGCATGTATTCGAACAAGATTCAAAACTACGAATTCATGAATAAAGAAAATGCCAAAGGTTGGTATACAAGTGATGGTGCCTCTTATCTCTACAATGATGATTTAAGTTATTATAGTGATGATTATTGGGCAACCGTTGATCCTTATAAACTAGCAGGGATTACTGAAACGAACGAAGCTAGAGCAAAAGGGTCTGGGATGACAACAATGGATCATTCATTTGTTGGAAGTACAGCGCTAGGTAATAAATACGGAACGGTTGCGATGGACTTCCAAAACTGGAATAAAACACTAACCGCCAAAAAATCATGGTTTATTCTAGGCGATCGAATCGTATTCCTCGGTTCGGATATTAAGAACAGTACGGATAATGAAGCTTATACAGTAGTCGATAACCGTAAAGTTCAAAGAGAATCAAGAAATCGCAGTGCTTCGAAGAATGATTATAGTGTGGTTGCAGACGGAAAAGAAGTTCCTGTTTCAGACGCTGATACCAAAATGCAAGTGAAAGATTTACTCTTAAAATCTAAAAATACGCAAATGAATATTGGATATAAATTCCTAGAACCGACAACTGTTAATGTGAAAAAAGAAAACCGTAAAGGAACTTGGAAGGATATTAATGAAGGACAAAGTGATGAAGAAGTAGAAAATAGCTTCATTTCAATTGTTCAACCACATGATGCTACGAATAATAAATATGCGTATGTCCTCTATCCAAATCGTTCAGCTAAAGAATTTGAAGAGGAAAAGAACAACGATGACATTCAAGTTGTAGAAAATTCTGAAAAAACGCAAGCAGTCTTTGATAAGACGAATCAAATTTACGGAGTTGTAAAATATGATGACTCTGAGTTGACGTTAGAAGATGGTCTCGTATTAAAAGAAAAAGGGATTTATACCATTAAGAAAGAGGGCAATAAACTAGATATTGCATTCTTAAATCCAGAAGATCCTTCAGCAGGCCTACCAGCACTCAACACAGACAAATACGAATTACAAAATTCAACAGAACCTACTGTTGAAAACAAGATTAGATATTACTCGTATTTAGTGAAAAAACAAACAGAAGAAGAAACAACTCAGGAACAAACACAAGAGCAAACACAACAAAGTTCAAGTGAATCAACTACTGAAATTAGAAACACAGAAGATTCAAAAGACTCCAATACAACAAAAGAAGAGACTTTACCTGCCACAGGGGCTAAGAATTTTGAAGTGTATACGTTACTTGGAATTTTATTATTAACAATTTCACTTATTTTTTCAAAAAAACGTTTACAAAAATAA
- a CDS encoding GntR family transcriptional regulator, giving the protein MLPKYEIIKQNILKEIDEGKFKPGSKIYSEGDLKKIYQVSNTTVVKALNDLVAEGYLIRRQGEGTFVRKNMLHRKVSFSERLTKKFNPKKNSERVETSIQICEDKRVLSQFEGKAPLYEIVQRAMIDDTLWKIQKRFVQTTLLSEEAVRHITDGGSVSKELGIENNLVNMPMSMTIEFKTVDILETNELQTNSVVIVKKTIFNNTTKEVIEYSESFIHPDFYEVNLIAE; this is encoded by the coding sequence GTGCTACCAAAGTATGAAATTATAAAACAAAACATTTTAAAAGAGATTGACGAAGGCAAATTTAAACCCGGATCTAAAATTTATTCCGAAGGTGATTTGAAAAAAATCTATCAGGTTAGTAATACAACAGTCGTTAAAGCATTAAATGATTTAGTGGCTGAAGGGTACTTGATTCGAAGACAAGGTGAAGGGACCTTCGTTCGTAAAAACATGTTGCATCGAAAAGTTAGTTTTAGTGAAAGACTAACGAAGAAATTCAATCCGAAAAAGAATTCGGAACGAGTAGAGACTTCGATACAAATCTGTGAAGATAAACGCGTTTTAAGTCAATTTGAAGGGAAAGCTCCTTTATATGAAATCGTTCAAAGAGCGATGATTGACGATACTTTATGGAAAATTCAAAAGCGTTTTGTTCAAACGACTTTATTAAGTGAAGAGGCAGTTCGTCATATTACTGATGGTGGAAGTGTCTCTAAAGAGTTGGGTATTGAAAATAACTTAGTAAATATGCCTATGAGCATGACGATTGAATTTAAGACAGTGGATATTCTTGAAACAAACGAGCTCCAAACCAATTCGGTAGTGATTGTAAAGAAAACAATCTTTAACAATACAACCAAAGAAGTGATTGAATACTCGGAAAGCTTTATCCATCCTGATTTTTATGAAGTTAATTTGATTGCTGAATAA
- a CDS encoding gluconate 5-dehydrogenase encodes MTNDMFSLKGKVALVTGAVYGIGFAIAEALASAGATIVFNDRNESGVEKGLANYAEKGIKAYGYVCDVTDEPGVQEMVKKIEAEVGVIDILVNNAGIIKRIPMHEMAAEDFRQVIDVDLNAPFIVSKAVIPSMIKKGGGKIINICSMMSELGRETVSAYAAAKGGLKMLTRNIASEYGCYNIQCNGIGPGYIATPQTAPLREIQPDGERHPFDKFIIAKTPAERWGEAEDLKGPAIFLASGASDFVNGHILYVDGGILAYIGKQP; translated from the coding sequence ATGACAAATGACATGTTTTCATTAAAAGGTAAAGTTGCACTCGTAACAGGTGCAGTATATGGAATCGGGTTTGCGATTGCAGAAGCTTTAGCAAGTGCTGGTGCCACTATCGTATTTAATGATAGAAATGAAAGTGGAGTAGAAAAAGGGCTAGCAAACTATGCGGAAAAGGGTATTAAAGCTTACGGATATGTTTGTGACGTTACGGATGAACCTGGTGTTCAAGAAATGGTGAAAAAAATCGAAGCAGAAGTAGGCGTGATTGATATCTTAGTCAACAATGCTGGAATCATCAAACGAATTCCAATGCATGAAATGGCGGCTGAAGATTTCCGCCAAGTGATCGATGTGGACTTAAATGCGCCATTTATCGTATCAAAAGCCGTTATTCCTTCAATGATTAAAAAGGGTGGCGGTAAAATCATTAACATTTGTTCAATGATGAGTGAATTAGGACGCGAAACCGTTTCGGCTTATGCAGCGGCTAAAGGCGGATTGAAGATGTTAACACGTAATATTGCATCAGAATACGGATGCTACAATATTCAATGTAATGGAATTGGACCTGGTTATATTGCGACACCGCAAACAGCTCCTCTTCGTGAAATTCAACCGGATGGAGAAAGACATCCATTTGATAAATTTATTATCGCAAAAACACCAGCAGAAAGATGGGGAGAAGCAGAAGACTTGAAAGGTCCGGCCATCTTCCTTGCAAGTGGTGCAAGTGACTTTGTAAATGGTCATATCCTCTATGTGGACGGCGGTATTTTAGCGTACATCGGTAAACAACCTTAA